In Lemur catta isolate mLemCat1 chromosome 1, mLemCat1.pri, whole genome shotgun sequence, one DNA window encodes the following:
- the LOC123636956 gene encoding cytochrome P450 4F2-like: MPQLGLSWLGLGPVAASPWLLLLLVGASWLLARVLAWTYAFYGTCSRLRCFPQPPTRSWFWGHLGLVPPTEEGLREVTQLVATHPRLFKRWLGPVFPLITLCHPDFVRSVLSASAAVAPKDVIFYSFLKPWLGDGILLSTGDKWSRHHHMLTPAFHFNILKPYVKIFNKSVNIMHAKWQHLASEGSAHLDMFEHISLMTLDSLQKCVFSFDSHCQENPSEYIAAISELSALIVKRNRQLFLHVDFLYYLTPDGWRFRRACDLVHDFTDAIIQERRRTLESQGVDDFLKAKAKSKTLDFINVLLLAKDEDGKELSDEDIRAEADTFMFGGHDTTASGLSWVLYNLARHPEHQERCRQEVRELLRDCEPMEIECSCGVLLREDLAQLPFLTMCVKESLRLHPPVTAISRRCTKDIVLPDGRVIPKGNVCTISIFGIHHNPSVWSDPEVYDPFRFDPENPQNSSPLAFIPFSAGPRNCIGQTFAMTEMKVVLALTLLRFRVLPHDTEPRRKPELILRAEGGLWLRVEPLSGDLQ, translated from the exons ATGCCGCAGCTGGGCCtgtcctggctgggcctggggccggTGGCCGCCTCCccgtggctgctgctgctgctggtcggggcctcctggctcctggcccGCGTCCTGGCCTGGACCTACGCCTTCTATGGCACCTGCAGCCGCCTCCGCTGTTTCCCGCAGCCCCCGACGCGGAGCTGGTTCTGGGGTCACCTGGGCCTG GTCCCCCCCACAGAGGAAGGTTTGAGGGAAGTGACTCAGCTGGTGGCCACTCACCCCCGGCTCTTTAAGCGGTGGCTGGGCCCCGTCTTTCCCCTCATCACTTTGTGCCACCCTGACTTCGTCCGGTCCGTCCTCAGTGCCTCAG CTGCTGTTGCACCGAAGGACGTGATCTTCTACAGTTTCCTGAAGCCCTGGCTGG GGGATGGGATCCTGCTGAGCACCGGTGACAAGTGGAGCCGCCACCATCACATGCTGACACCCGCCTTCCATTTCAACATCCTGAAGCCCTATGTGAAGATTTTCAACAAGAGTGTGAACATCATGCAT GCCAAGTGGCAGCACCTGGCCTCCGAGGGCAGTGCCCATCTGGACATGTTTGAGCACATCAGCCTCATGACCTTGGACAGTCTGCAGAAATGTGTCTTCAGCTTCGACAGCCATTGTCAGGA GAATCCCAGTGAATATATCGCAGCCATCTCGGAGCTCAGTGCTCTCATAGTGAAAAGAAATCGGCAACTCTTCCTGCACGTGGACTTCCTGTACTACCTCACTCCCGATGGGTGGCGCTTCCGCAGGGCCTGTGACCTGGTGCATGACTTCACAGACGCCATCATCCAGGAGCGGCGCCGCACCCTTGAGAGCCAGGGTGTTGATGACTTCCTCAAAGCCAAGGCCAAGTCCAAGACTTTGGACTTCATTAATGTGCTCCTACTGGCCAAG GATGAAGATGGGAAGGAGTTGTCAGATGAGGACATACGAGCAGAGGCTGATACCTTCATGTTTGGGG GCCATGACACCACGGCCAGTGGTCTCTCCTGGGTCCTGTACAACCTTGCGAGGCACCCGGAACACCAGGAGCGCTGCCGGCAGGAGGTGCGGGAGCTGCTGAGGGACTGTGAGCCTATGGAGATTGAATG CTCTTG TGGGGTGCTCCTTAGGGAGGACCTGGCCCAGCTGCCCTTCTTGACCATGTGCGTCAAAGAGAGTCTGCGGCTGCACCCCCCAGTCACTGCCATCTCCCGCCGCTGCACCAAGGACATTGTGCTCCCAGATGGCCGGGTCATCCCCAAAG GGAACGTCTGTACCATCAGCATCTTTGGGATTCATCACAACCCGTCAGTCTGGTCGGACCCTGAg GTCTATGACCCCTTCCGCTTCGACCCAGAAAACCCCCAGAACAGCTCACCTCTGGCGTTTATTCCCTTCTCGGCAGGGCCCAG gaaCTGCATTGGGCAGACCTTCGCCATGACCGAGATGAAGGTGGTCCTGGCGCTCACGCTGCTGCGCTTCCGCGTCCTGCCCCACGACACGGAGCCGCGCAGGAAGCCGGAGCTGATCCTCCGAGCTGAGGGCGGCCTCTGGCTGCGGGTGGAGCCGCTCAGCGGAGACCTGCAGTGA